In Gammaproteobacteria bacterium, a single genomic region encodes these proteins:
- a CDS encoding ABC transporter ATP-binding protein, which translates to MNEFLIDVRGAEFGWSRGGAPVLAIERLQVARGERLFLKGPSGSGKSTLLNLLGGVTLAQRGTVSVLGQDLGALTGSARDRFRADHVGYIFQLFNLVPYLSVLDNVLLPLRFSQARRAHVLGRGGLRAEAGRLITQLGLGGELLDRAATELSVGQQQRVAAARALIGGPELVIADEPTSALDADTRALFISLLMEECAAQGATLVFVSHDASLEPLFDRGLNLRDINQAGRIAHVDA; encoded by the coding sequence ATGAATGAGTTTCTCATCGACGTCCGCGGGGCGGAGTTCGGGTGGAGCCGCGGCGGCGCGCCGGTGCTGGCCATCGAGCGGCTCCAGGTGGCGCGGGGCGAGCGGCTGTTCCTGAAGGGTCCGAGCGGGAGCGGGAAGAGCACGCTGCTGAACCTGCTGGGCGGGGTGACGCTGGCGCAGCGCGGGACGGTGTCGGTGCTGGGCCAGGACCTCGGCGCGCTGACCGGCTCGGCGCGCGACCGCTTCCGCGCCGACCATGTCGGCTATATCTTCCAGCTGTTCAACCTGGTGCCGTACCTGAGTGTGCTCGACAACGTACTGCTGCCCCTGCGCTTCTCGCAGGCGCGGCGCGCGCATGTGCTGGGGCGCGGAGGCCTGCGCGCCGAGGCGGGCCGCCTGATCACCCAGCTCGGCCTGGGGGGAGAGCTGCTCGACCGCGCGGCGACGGAGCTCAGCGTGGGCCAGCAGCAGCGGGTGGCGGCGGCGCGCGCGCTGATCGGCGGCCCGGAGCTGGTGATCGCCGACGAGCCGACCTCGGCGCTCGACGCCGACACGCGCGCGCTGTTCATCAGCCTGCTGATGGAGGAGTGCGCCGCCCAGGGCGCGACGCTGGTGTTCGTGAGCCACGACGCCTCACTGGAGCCGCTGTTCGACCGCGGCCTCAATCTGCGGGACATCAACCAGGCCGGGAGGATCGCCCATGTCGATGCTTGA